The Canis lupus familiaris isolate Mischka breed German Shepherd chromosome 1, alternate assembly UU_Cfam_GSD_1.0, whole genome shotgun sequence DNA window ctctgtaacCTCAAAGGTGTGATTCCCCATGACCCAGAAGGGTCCTTATGATTTCCCCAACCGTGAGGGACCTCTGCCTGCCCAGTGACACAATCCAGTGCTCTGGCTTGCCTCGCCCTCCCCCTCACCTGCTTCTCCATgcaggtgggtgtggggagggcacAGACTTGGCCATGGGCCAGAGAGAAGGGGTATGTGTCATCCATcctcctggctgctccttctACTCACACCACCCCTTTCACGCCACTTTGCAGCGTGtccagaaggaaggaagccaCACTTGGTTGGGCACCAGGGAGAGATAAGGAGAAGTGCCCAGGCCCAAGGGAGCCGCCGCTGTGCACGCGGGGAGGGGGTGCAATCTTCTGGGTGCATAGAAATGGCCACAGTCTGAGTCTTCATGCTTTATTGTTAGATCCACTTCTCCAAGGCAGCCCTTACTCTGTCCCCCAAGCCCTTTCTGAGAGTTTGAGGACATTGTAAGTGCTCCATGGCTACCAGCTAATAGGAGACAGGACAgatggggttttaaaaaaaatccccttttctCCCACCTAAGGAAGTCACCTTGGGTCTTCTGCTTGCCTGTTCCTCTGCATTTACAACAGACCCCACCTCTGAGAAGCTCGTCTGGGGCACCTTTCCGTGGCAAAGGATGCAAACCCTCGCACTCCTTTTTAATTCTGCATGGTATTACATTGTGCAGAGGAACCACAGCTGATTTATGCTATCTCCTATCCACCCGAGCTTACTTAAGTCATTTCAACGTTTTGCCCTGGGAGAAGCTTTGTGGGCTGCCCCACAGCCGtgggggtcagggctggggtgttcaggggccccagggctggggtgTTCAGGGGCCCCAGGGCTTCCCCCCAGCATCCCGTCTCTGAGGGAGGTGGGGAAATTGCTCCCAACCCCCACAAGCTCCTCCCCTAGCGAGGGCTGAGGCCAGTGCTCCCAGGGGGAAGGGGACTGCGGTGGctgctcccaggcccccaggggctGGGATGGCAGCTGCTGGGGTGCCATCTGTGGCTGCAGGGCGGGCGAAGGCTGCCAACCCCACCAGGGCTGCTGGTCAGAGGAAGGAGGCTGCTCCCACCCCTGCAGGGCACCGTCCCTGTCCCAGTCCTTGTAGGACAGGAGCTGCCCTAGGTCCCCCTGTTGAGCTCCGCTGCAGCCGGCTTCCACCTGGAAGAGGGGCCTGAGGGAAGCGGGAAGTGGACCCAGAGCTCCAAGGCCAAAGGTCAAAGGAGAGTAACAGAAATCTCCAGAAGACTGGCCCAGTGCACTGCCTGCAGCCTCCAGGCCAGGCAAGGCCACACCGGTGTTCAGGACGTCGGCAAGTCCTGAGGAAAGGGCTTGAGCAGGAGCATCCTCTGGGTCCCCGGGGGAGGGGCCAGCATGGCTCGGGGCCCCTGCGAAGCTCTGCAGGCGCGAGCAGTCTGGGGTGCAGCTGCCGCTCTGACTGGGCATCAGAACCGGGGCGCCTGCCTCCACTCCTGGCCTCCTCGGGGTGCTCTTCGGGATTCGGGCTCTCCGGTTCTGAAACCAGACCTGGAgcgagaaggggagggagagagagaagatacacTTTAATGAAGCCCAAAAACGATAATTATCACCACTTGGCCGAGGTTAAGCAGCAGTTTCCAAACAAAGTTCTATGAATctagaataaaagcaaaacccttggcctggcctggcccccctTCCAGGCAAATCTCCCCAAAGTGTCCACCTGTGCCCGTGTTTGCAGGTGTGCGagtacacacacaggcacacactcTCGTGGATGCGCCAGCTGCCACGGTGAAACACCAGGGCTCTGCTCTAGCGTTAGAATAGGCAGCTACTAGGCTCTATCATGATG harbors:
- the LOC102151309 gene encoding uncharacterized protein LOC102151309 isoform X3, whose translation is MPSQSGSCTPDCSRLQSFAGAPSHAGPSPGDPEDAPAQALSSGLADVLNTGVALPGLEAAGSALGQSSGDFCYSPLTFGLGALGPLPASLRPLFQVEAGCSGAQQGDLGQLLSYKDWDRDGALQGWEQPPSSDQQPWWGWQPSPALQPQMAPQQLPSQPLGAWEQPPQSPSPWEHWPQPSLGEELVGVGSNFPTSLRDGMLGGSPGAPEHPSPGAPEHPSPDPHGCGAAHKASPRAKR